One segment of Marinobacter sediminum DNA contains the following:
- a CDS encoding bile acid:sodium symporter family protein, which yields MESSPLISIGLPISLFIIMVGIGLTLTLRDFGQVTRNPRSIVVGTIAQILLMPLVAFAIAATLGLVPALAVGLVIIAACPGGTTSNLFVLLARGHIALSILLTVSASLITIVTLPFFTNYALQMHFGEAANISLPVGKTIAMLLVIVLLPVAIGMFIRTRAPAKAQKAEGVVSIFGGVVLLFLIIALLWGSRERLPELLSQAGPAAFLLNLFGVAIGLGVSRLAGLSQRESLAIAVELGIKNGTIALMVALTLLESSEMSIPAVVYSVLMYGFGCILIAMGRRLVPVPR from the coding sequence GTGGAGTCCAGTCCGCTGATTTCGATCGGCTTGCCAATCTCTCTGTTCATCATCATGGTTGGCATTGGTCTGACCCTGACTCTTCGGGATTTCGGCCAGGTAACGCGCAACCCCCGAAGCATCGTAGTAGGCACCATTGCCCAGATCCTGCTGATGCCCCTGGTTGCCTTTGCCATTGCCGCCACCCTGGGGCTGGTACCGGCGCTGGCGGTAGGGCTGGTCATCATTGCGGCTTGTCCCGGTGGCACCACGTCTAATCTCTTCGTGCTCCTTGCGCGTGGCCATATAGCCCTGTCCATCCTGCTGACGGTGTCGGCCAGCCTGATTACCATAGTTACACTGCCTTTTTTCACCAACTACGCCCTGCAGATGCACTTTGGCGAGGCCGCGAATATCTCCTTGCCGGTCGGCAAGACCATCGCCATGCTGTTGGTGATCGTGCTGCTGCCGGTAGCCATTGGCATGTTTATCCGCACGAGGGCGCCAGCGAAAGCGCAAAAAGCCGAGGGTGTTGTCAGTATCTTCGGTGGCGTGGTGCTGTTGTTTCTGATTATTGCCCTGTTATGGGGATCACGGGAACGGTTGCCTGAATTGTTGTCACAGGCAGGACCGGCTGCCTTCCTGCTGAACCTGTTTGGTGTTGCCATCGGTCTGGGCGTTAGTCGTCTGGCAGGATTGTCCCAGCGAGAGTCCCTGGCGATTGCCGTGGAACTCGGTATCAAGAACGGCACCATTGCCCTGATGGTTGCGCTTACCCTGCTCGAATCCAGTGAGATGTCGATACCAGCCGTGGTTTATAGTGTGCTGATGTATGGCTTCGGCTGCATACTGATTGCCATGGGCCGACGACTGGTTCCGGTTCCCCGGTAA